Proteins encoded by one window of Dioscorea cayenensis subsp. rotundata cultivar TDr96_F1 chromosome 6, TDr96_F1_v2_PseudoChromosome.rev07_lg8_w22 25.fasta, whole genome shotgun sequence:
- the LOC120263353 gene encoding uncharacterized protein LOC120263353 isoform X1, with the protein MAATESGDETPAIRALGSLFKTRDYYLWDDAVVDTSVSCEGFADRYKDCCRNLDAKSQIGPITNEYPTSEDLELAQEREALGLPLAFSTAKEKRNLTTRRKRHGAQTYGKSVSVSKDIENKVSEPFGINESEEVALTRVFHDRTNNNEYILLKEGENDAICFGIDVKHVGEVACSDRELSSVSTVVLDKFEKQRFFVDVTDLRVNNTIDKELTLDGVELGKNIETLECHLSVGIDDCPEMILEDAVLGLHLERESSNKGNESGCSEVSCVSYNGTCVETDCVDTKYSKPFHNSPSRDLDEYRDQECPDNSVCYEFGDWKVAWDTFYMRYYFYNCQTQESTWSPPEGLEFAFSSGSTSNSNDMTVCAAEDDNNLGCACDTLCYHGASSCRTGKLQENICGTEDLGHSSAEVLFGLNETSLTSGFKGNQVTANYETNLDRLAMKICEKQGPCCFSGADCSVKDELDASQCMAKEENDTCVKFQDVHDVLLQHAVNNSLSANNEDGEFHCPEIFISMTDGETLIQSATMRRKKKLRKRQSTLTMEGDVGDFPANVAKYWCQRYLLFSQFDDGIKMDEEGWFSVTPESIARHHASRCGNGTVVDCFAGVGGNSIQFAFKSNHVIAIDIDSQRIDYAQHNAAIYGVSDKIDFINADFFQIAHCLKGDSVFLSPPWGGPDYAKVQKYDMETMLKPHTGSFLFKIASKMAPKVVMFLPRNVDLNQLAELALSATPPWSLEVERNFLNGKLKAITAYFENTAK; encoded by the exons ATGGCGGCCACCGAGAGCGGAGACGAAACACCCGCCATTAGAGCCTTAGGTTCTCTCTTCAAGACCAGGGATTACTATCTATG GGATGATGCTGTTGTTGACACAAGTGTCAGTTGTGAAGGATTTGCAGATCGGTACAAA GATTGTTGTAGGAATTTGGATGCCAAGTCACAAATTGGACCTATCACAAATG AGTATCCTACGTCCGAAGATTTGGAATTAGCTCAAGAGAGAGAAGCTTTAGGTCTCCCCTTAGCCTTCAGCACGGCTAAAGAG AAGAGGAATTTAACTACTAGAAGAAAAAGACATGGAGCACAAACATACGGTAAATCTGTCTCTGTTTCTAAAGACATTGAAAACAAGGTATCTGAACCTTTTGGGATTAATGAATCAGAAGAGGTGGCTTTAACAAGAGTATTCCATGATAGAACAAACAACAATGAATATATCTTGTTGAAGGAAGGTGAAAATGACGCCATTTGTTTTGGAATTGACGTCAAACATGTTGGAGAAGTTGCCTGCTCTGATAGAGAGTTGTCAAGTGTGAGTACTGTAGTCctggataaatttgaaaaacagCGTTTCTTTGTTGATGTCACTGATTTGAGAGTGAATAATACTATAGATAAAGAACTTACATTGGATGGTGTAGAGTTAGGGAAGAATATAGAAACTTTAGAGTGCCATTTAAGTGTTGGTATTGATGATTGCCCTGAAATGATTCTTGAAGATGCTGTGTTAGGGCTTCATCTTGAGAGGGAATCCTCTAACAAAGGAAATGAGAGTGGATGTTCTGAAGTTTCCTGTGTATCCTACAATGGAACTTGTGTGGAAACTGATTGTGTTGACACCAAATATTCAAAGCCCTTTCATAATTCTCCTTCCCGTGATTTGGATGAGTACAGGGATCAAGAATGTCCTGATAACTCTGTTTGCTATGAATTTGGTGACTGGAAGGTAGCTTGGGATACTTTCTACATGAGATACTACTTCTACAACTGTCAAACGCAGGAATCAACATGGTCTCCTCCTGAAGGCTTGGAGTTCGCTTTTAGCTCTGGAAGCACATCTAATTCGAATGATATGACTGTTTGTGCAGCTGAAGATGATAATAACCTTGGTTGTGCTTGTGATACGCTCTGTTATCATGGTGCATCAAGTTGCAGAACTGGGAAATTGCAGGAAAACATATGTGGTACAGAAGATTTAGGTCATTCATCAGCAGAAGTTCTATTTGGTTTAAATGAAACTTCTCTAACTTCAGGCTTTAAAGGTAATCAAGTTACTGCAAACTATGAAACAAATTTAGATAGACTTGCCATGAAAATTTGTGAGAAGCAAGGTCCTTGCTGTTTTTCAGGTGCTGATTGTTCTGTTAAAG ATGAACTGGATGCCAGTCAATGTATGGCTAAAGAGGAGAATGACACTTGTGTGAAGTTCCAGGATGTGCATGATGTTTTACTTCAACATGCTGTGAATAATAG TTTGAGTGCAAACAATGAAGATGGGGAGTTCCACTGCCCAGAAATATTTATCTCAATGACTGATGGTGAAACTCTTATTCAGAGTGCAACtatgagaaggaagaagaaattAAGAAAGCGCCAATCAA CACTTACTATGGAAGGAGATGTAGGAGATTTTCCTGCTAATGTTGCCAAATATTGGTGCCAGAGGTATTTACTTTTTTCCCAATTTGATGATGGTATAAAGATGGATGAAGAAGGGTGGTTTTCTGTCACACCAGAATCTATTGCTAGACATCATGCATCGCGTTGTGGTAACGGCACTGTGGTTGACTGTTTTGCTGGAGTTGGTGGAAATTCCATCCAATTTGCCTTTAA GAGTAACCATGTTATTGCAATTGACATAGATTCACAAAGAATTGATTACGCACAGCACAATGCAGCCATATATGGAGTTAGCGATAAGATAGATTTCATAAATGCTGATTTTTTCCAAATAGCCCACTGCTTGaag GGTGATTCTGTTTTCTTGTCACCTCCTTGGGGAGGACCAGACTATGCCAAAGTTCAAAAATACGATATGGAGACCATGCTTAAGCCTCATACTGG ATCTTTCCTCTTCAAGATTGCAAGCAAGATGGCACCTAAGGTGGTAATGTTTCTTCCTCGTAATGTTGATCTAAATCAATTGGCTGAGCTAGCTCTGTCAGCTACTCCCCCATGGTCACTTGAG GTTGAGAGGAACTTTTTAAATGGAAAGTTGAAAGCAATCACTGCGTATTTTGAAAATACAGCTAAGTAG
- the LOC120263353 gene encoding uncharacterized protein LOC120263353 isoform X2 has product MAATESGDETPAIRALGSLFKTRDYYLWDDAVVDTSVSCEGFADRYKDCCRNLDAKSQIGPITNEYPTSEDLELAQEREALGLPLAFSTAKEKRNLTTRRKRHGAQTYGKSVSVSKDIENKVSEPFGINESEEVALTRVFHDRTNNNEYILLKEGENDAICFGIDVKHVGEVACSDRELSSVSTVVLDKFEKQRFFVDVTDLRVNNTIDKELTLDGVELGKNIETLECHLSVGIDDCPEMILEDAVLGLHLERESSNKGNESGCSEVSCVSYNGTCVETDCVDTKYSKPFHNSPSRDLDEYRDQECPDNSVCYEFGDWKVAWDTFYMRYYFYNCQTQESTWSPPEGLEFAFSSGSTSNSNDMTVCAAEDDNNLGCACDTLCYHGASSCRTGKLQENICGTEDLGHSSAEVLFGLNETSLTSGFKDELDASQCMAKEENDTCVKFQDVHDVLLQHAVNNSLSANNEDGEFHCPEIFISMTDGETLIQSATMRRKKKLRKRQSTLTMEGDVGDFPANVAKYWCQRYLLFSQFDDGIKMDEEGWFSVTPESIARHHASRCGNGTVVDCFAGVGGNSIQFAFKSNHVIAIDIDSQRIDYAQHNAAIYGVSDKIDFINADFFQIAHCLKGDSVFLSPPWGGPDYAKVQKYDMETMLKPHTGSFLFKIASKMAPKVVMFLPRNVDLNQLAELALSATPPWSLEVERNFLNGKLKAITAYFENTAK; this is encoded by the exons ATGGCGGCCACCGAGAGCGGAGACGAAACACCCGCCATTAGAGCCTTAGGTTCTCTCTTCAAGACCAGGGATTACTATCTATG GGATGATGCTGTTGTTGACACAAGTGTCAGTTGTGAAGGATTTGCAGATCGGTACAAA GATTGTTGTAGGAATTTGGATGCCAAGTCACAAATTGGACCTATCACAAATG AGTATCCTACGTCCGAAGATTTGGAATTAGCTCAAGAGAGAGAAGCTTTAGGTCTCCCCTTAGCCTTCAGCACGGCTAAAGAG AAGAGGAATTTAACTACTAGAAGAAAAAGACATGGAGCACAAACATACGGTAAATCTGTCTCTGTTTCTAAAGACATTGAAAACAAGGTATCTGAACCTTTTGGGATTAATGAATCAGAAGAGGTGGCTTTAACAAGAGTATTCCATGATAGAACAAACAACAATGAATATATCTTGTTGAAGGAAGGTGAAAATGACGCCATTTGTTTTGGAATTGACGTCAAACATGTTGGAGAAGTTGCCTGCTCTGATAGAGAGTTGTCAAGTGTGAGTACTGTAGTCctggataaatttgaaaaacagCGTTTCTTTGTTGATGTCACTGATTTGAGAGTGAATAATACTATAGATAAAGAACTTACATTGGATGGTGTAGAGTTAGGGAAGAATATAGAAACTTTAGAGTGCCATTTAAGTGTTGGTATTGATGATTGCCCTGAAATGATTCTTGAAGATGCTGTGTTAGGGCTTCATCTTGAGAGGGAATCCTCTAACAAAGGAAATGAGAGTGGATGTTCTGAAGTTTCCTGTGTATCCTACAATGGAACTTGTGTGGAAACTGATTGTGTTGACACCAAATATTCAAAGCCCTTTCATAATTCTCCTTCCCGTGATTTGGATGAGTACAGGGATCAAGAATGTCCTGATAACTCTGTTTGCTATGAATTTGGTGACTGGAAGGTAGCTTGGGATACTTTCTACATGAGATACTACTTCTACAACTGTCAAACGCAGGAATCAACATGGTCTCCTCCTGAAGGCTTGGAGTTCGCTTTTAGCTCTGGAAGCACATCTAATTCGAATGATATGACTGTTTGTGCAGCTGAAGATGATAATAACCTTGGTTGTGCTTGTGATACGCTCTGTTATCATGGTGCATCAAGTTGCAGAACTGGGAAATTGCAGGAAAACATATGTGGTACAGAAGATTTAGGTCATTCATCAGCAGAAGTTCTATTTGGTTTAAATGAAACTTCTCTAACTTCAGGCTTTAAAG ATGAACTGGATGCCAGTCAATGTATGGCTAAAGAGGAGAATGACACTTGTGTGAAGTTCCAGGATGTGCATGATGTTTTACTTCAACATGCTGTGAATAATAG TTTGAGTGCAAACAATGAAGATGGGGAGTTCCACTGCCCAGAAATATTTATCTCAATGACTGATGGTGAAACTCTTATTCAGAGTGCAACtatgagaaggaagaagaaattAAGAAAGCGCCAATCAA CACTTACTATGGAAGGAGATGTAGGAGATTTTCCTGCTAATGTTGCCAAATATTGGTGCCAGAGGTATTTACTTTTTTCCCAATTTGATGATGGTATAAAGATGGATGAAGAAGGGTGGTTTTCTGTCACACCAGAATCTATTGCTAGACATCATGCATCGCGTTGTGGTAACGGCACTGTGGTTGACTGTTTTGCTGGAGTTGGTGGAAATTCCATCCAATTTGCCTTTAA GAGTAACCATGTTATTGCAATTGACATAGATTCACAAAGAATTGATTACGCACAGCACAATGCAGCCATATATGGAGTTAGCGATAAGATAGATTTCATAAATGCTGATTTTTTCCAAATAGCCCACTGCTTGaag GGTGATTCTGTTTTCTTGTCACCTCCTTGGGGAGGACCAGACTATGCCAAAGTTCAAAAATACGATATGGAGACCATGCTTAAGCCTCATACTGG ATCTTTCCTCTTCAAGATTGCAAGCAAGATGGCACCTAAGGTGGTAATGTTTCTTCCTCGTAATGTTGATCTAAATCAATTGGCTGAGCTAGCTCTGTCAGCTACTCCCCCATGGTCACTTGAG GTTGAGAGGAACTTTTTAAATGGAAAGTTGAAAGCAATCACTGCGTATTTTGAAAATACAGCTAAGTAG
- the LOC120263353 gene encoding trimethylguanosine synthase-like isoform X4 produces the protein MEGDVGDFPANVAKYWCQRYLLFSQFDDGIKMDEEGWFSVTPESIARHHASRCGNGTVVDCFAGVGGNSIQFAFKSNHVIAIDIDSQRIDYAQHNAAIYGVSDKIDFINADFFQIAHCLKGDSVFLSPPWGGPDYAKVQKYDMETMLKPHTGSFLFKIASKMAPKVVMFLPRNVDLNQLAELALSATPPWSLEVERNFLNGKLKAITAYFENTAK, from the exons ATGGAAGGAGATGTAGGAGATTTTCCTGCTAATGTTGCCAAATATTGGTGCCAGAGGTATTTACTTTTTTCCCAATTTGATGATGGTATAAAGATGGATGAAGAAGGGTGGTTTTCTGTCACACCAGAATCTATTGCTAGACATCATGCATCGCGTTGTGGTAACGGCACTGTGGTTGACTGTTTTGCTGGAGTTGGTGGAAATTCCATCCAATTTGCCTTTAA GAGTAACCATGTTATTGCAATTGACATAGATTCACAAAGAATTGATTACGCACAGCACAATGCAGCCATATATGGAGTTAGCGATAAGATAGATTTCATAAATGCTGATTTTTTCCAAATAGCCCACTGCTTGaag GGTGATTCTGTTTTCTTGTCACCTCCTTGGGGAGGACCAGACTATGCCAAAGTTCAAAAATACGATATGGAGACCATGCTTAAGCCTCATACTGG ATCTTTCCTCTTCAAGATTGCAAGCAAGATGGCACCTAAGGTGGTAATGTTTCTTCCTCGTAATGTTGATCTAAATCAATTGGCTGAGCTAGCTCTGTCAGCTACTCCCCCATGGTCACTTGAG GTTGAGAGGAACTTTTTAAATGGAAAGTTGAAAGCAATCACTGCGTATTTTGAAAATACAGCTAAGTAG
- the LOC120263353 gene encoding trimethylguanosine synthase-like isoform X5: MLPNIGARESIARHHASRCGNGTVVDCFAGVGGNSIQFAFKSNHVIAIDIDSQRIDYAQHNAAIYGVSDKIDFINADFFQIAHCLKGDSVFLSPPWGGPDYAKVQKYDMETMLKPHTGSFLFKIASKMAPKVVMFLPRNVDLNQLAELALSATPPWSLEVERNFLNGKLKAITAYFENTAK, translated from the exons ATGTTGCCAAATATTGGTGCCAGAG AATCTATTGCTAGACATCATGCATCGCGTTGTGGTAACGGCACTGTGGTTGACTGTTTTGCTGGAGTTGGTGGAAATTCCATCCAATTTGCCTTTAA GAGTAACCATGTTATTGCAATTGACATAGATTCACAAAGAATTGATTACGCACAGCACAATGCAGCCATATATGGAGTTAGCGATAAGATAGATTTCATAAATGCTGATTTTTTCCAAATAGCCCACTGCTTGaag GGTGATTCTGTTTTCTTGTCACCTCCTTGGGGAGGACCAGACTATGCCAAAGTTCAAAAATACGATATGGAGACCATGCTTAAGCCTCATACTGG ATCTTTCCTCTTCAAGATTGCAAGCAAGATGGCACCTAAGGTGGTAATGTTTCTTCCTCGTAATGTTGATCTAAATCAATTGGCTGAGCTAGCTCTGTCAGCTACTCCCCCATGGTCACTTGAG GTTGAGAGGAACTTTTTAAATGGAAAGTTGAAAGCAATCACTGCGTATTTTGAAAATACAGCTAAGTAG
- the LOC120263353 gene encoding trimethylguanosine synthase-like isoform X3: MAATESGDETPAIRALGSLFKTRDYYLWDDAVVDTSVSCEGFADRYKDCCRNLDAKSQIGPITNEYPTSEDLELAQEREALGLPLAFSTAKEKRNLTTRRKRHGAQTYDELDASQCMAKEENDTCVKFQDVHDVLLQHAVNNSLSANNEDGEFHCPEIFISMTDGETLIQSATMRRKKKLRKRQSTLTMEGDVGDFPANVAKYWCQRYLLFSQFDDGIKMDEEGWFSVTPESIARHHASRCGNGTVVDCFAGVGGNSIQFAFKSNHVIAIDIDSQRIDYAQHNAAIYGVSDKIDFINADFFQIAHCLKGDSVFLSPPWGGPDYAKVQKYDMETMLKPHTGSFLFKIASKMAPKVVMFLPRNVDLNQLAELALSATPPWSLEVERNFLNGKLKAITAYFENTAK, translated from the exons ATGGCGGCCACCGAGAGCGGAGACGAAACACCCGCCATTAGAGCCTTAGGTTCTCTCTTCAAGACCAGGGATTACTATCTATG GGATGATGCTGTTGTTGACACAAGTGTCAGTTGTGAAGGATTTGCAGATCGGTACAAA GATTGTTGTAGGAATTTGGATGCCAAGTCACAAATTGGACCTATCACAAATG AGTATCCTACGTCCGAAGATTTGGAATTAGCTCAAGAGAGAGAAGCTTTAGGTCTCCCCTTAGCCTTCAGCACGGCTAAAGAG AAGAGGAATTTAACTACTAGAAGAAAAAGACATGGAGCACAAACATACG ATGAACTGGATGCCAGTCAATGTATGGCTAAAGAGGAGAATGACACTTGTGTGAAGTTCCAGGATGTGCATGATGTTTTACTTCAACATGCTGTGAATAATAG TTTGAGTGCAAACAATGAAGATGGGGAGTTCCACTGCCCAGAAATATTTATCTCAATGACTGATGGTGAAACTCTTATTCAGAGTGCAACtatgagaaggaagaagaaattAAGAAAGCGCCAATCAA CACTTACTATGGAAGGAGATGTAGGAGATTTTCCTGCTAATGTTGCCAAATATTGGTGCCAGAGGTATTTACTTTTTTCCCAATTTGATGATGGTATAAAGATGGATGAAGAAGGGTGGTTTTCTGTCACACCAGAATCTATTGCTAGACATCATGCATCGCGTTGTGGTAACGGCACTGTGGTTGACTGTTTTGCTGGAGTTGGTGGAAATTCCATCCAATTTGCCTTTAA GAGTAACCATGTTATTGCAATTGACATAGATTCACAAAGAATTGATTACGCACAGCACAATGCAGCCATATATGGAGTTAGCGATAAGATAGATTTCATAAATGCTGATTTTTTCCAAATAGCCCACTGCTTGaag GGTGATTCTGTTTTCTTGTCACCTCCTTGGGGAGGACCAGACTATGCCAAAGTTCAAAAATACGATATGGAGACCATGCTTAAGCCTCATACTGG ATCTTTCCTCTTCAAGATTGCAAGCAAGATGGCACCTAAGGTGGTAATGTTTCTTCCTCGTAATGTTGATCTAAATCAATTGGCTGAGCTAGCTCTGTCAGCTACTCCCCCATGGTCACTTGAG GTTGAGAGGAACTTTTTAAATGGAAAGTTGAAAGCAATCACTGCGTATTTTGAAAATACAGCTAAGTAG